A single region of the Saprospiraceae bacterium genome encodes:
- a CDS encoding DASS family sodium-coupled anion symporter yields the protein MLLTTKNIGLLGGPLSFVMILLFVHPQGMKPEAIAVLASTLWIAIWWITEAIPIAVTSLLPIALFPLTGALGLSDTTSSFGHKYIFLYIGGFILAIAIERWNLHKRIALGIINFIGTNVTSIILGFMVATAFLSMWISNTATAVMMLPIGMAIVAQLQDNPDTNENENLIFGKALMLAIAYSASIGGMATLIGTPPNLVLAGVVQDTYGIEITFSKWIIYGLPVSILLLIVCWQYLVRFAFSFKQKSFPGGKEEIKKQLKGLGKISFEEKMVLGVFIFTAFAWITRSFLLQRFIPNLDDTIIAIVSAIALFLLPTSKPSKKILNWEEAVKLPWGILLLFGGGLALAEGFKSSGLAEWIGNQMTLLQGVTIILLVLVLVAAVNFLTEITSNLATTSMLLPILAPMALTIDVHPFILMVAATTAASCAFMLPVATPPNAVVFGSGYLRIPDMVRTGIWMNVFSIIIITLLVYFLLPLFWGFDPTAFPEALK from the coding sequence ATGCTACTTACAACTAAAAATATAGGACTACTAGGAGGACCATTGTCCTTCGTGATGATACTGCTATTCGTGCATCCGCAAGGGATGAAACCCGAAGCTATTGCCGTGTTGGCTTCTACCTTATGGATTGCTATTTGGTGGATCACAGAAGCTATTCCGATTGCTGTGACATCATTATTACCCATTGCACTCTTCCCTTTAACAGGTGCATTGGGTCTCTCGGACACCACTTCTTCATTTGGACATAAATATATATTCCTCTATATCGGTGGTTTTATTTTGGCAATAGCTATTGAACGCTGGAATCTACACAAGCGAATTGCACTAGGCATAATCAATTTCATAGGGACGAATGTGACGAGTATTATCCTGGGTTTTATGGTGGCAACAGCTTTTCTGTCGATGTGGATTTCCAATACGGCCACGGCGGTCATGATGCTTCCCATTGGGATGGCTATTGTCGCTCAGTTGCAGGATAATCCGGATACCAATGAAAATGAAAATTTGATCTTTGGAAAAGCCTTGATGTTGGCCATTGCGTATAGCGCTTCCATTGGAGGAATGGCAACCCTCATTGGGACACCCCCAAACCTGGTGTTAGCTGGTGTAGTGCAAGATACCTATGGCATTGAAATTACTTTCTCCAAATGGATTATTTATGGATTGCCTGTTTCCATCCTTTTATTGATCGTTTGTTGGCAATACTTGGTTCGTTTCGCTTTTTCCTTTAAACAAAAAAGCTTTCCAGGTGGTAAAGAAGAGATTAAAAAACAGTTGAAGGGGTTGGGGAAAATATCTTTTGAAGAAAAAATGGTGCTGGGTGTTTTTATTTTTACGGCCTTTGCCTGGATAACGCGGTCTTTTTTATTACAGCGATTTATTCCAAATCTTGACGATACCATTATTGCGATAGTGAGTGCGATAGCATTGTTTTTATTACCTACCAGTAAACCATCTAAAAAAATCCTAAACTGGGAAGAAGCAGTGAAACTTCCTTGGGGGATTCTACTTCTTTTTGGCGGTGGCTTGGCCTTGGCCGAAGGCTTCAAGAGCAGCGGCTTAGCAGAATGGATTGGCAATCAAATGACACTGTTGCAAGGGGTGACAATTATTCTGCTGGTCTTAGTATTGGTGGCAGCTGTCAATTTCCTAACGGAAATAACCTCCAATCTTGCTACCACTTCTATGTTGCTCCCTATTTTGGCGCCTATGGCCCTGACGATTGATGTTCACCCTTTTATTTTGATGGTTGCTGCGACAACGGCAGCCTCCTGTGCCTTCATGTTGCCCGTTGCGACACCGCCTAACGCGGTAGTGTTTGGATCAGGTTACCTGAGGATACCCGATATGGTGAGAACGGGTATCTGGATGAATGTTTTTTCTATTATCATCATCACCCTATTGGTGTATTTTTTGTTGCCATTATTTTGGGGCTTCGATCCCACGGCATTCCCCGAAGCATTGAAGTAG
- a CDS encoding sulfite exporter TauE/SafE family protein, with product MDHLYVYLIAMVGAAVAGAINTMAGNGSAITLTILTELLGLPANVANGTNRVGVFTQSLATTYGFHRNGKLKMDRSRIYMISTVIGAIAGVIVSTMVSNEQFKSVFRFLMIIMFLVIVIKPQKWLRETDVNKKVNPWIVIPAYLGIGFYGGFIQMGMGVLFLAITVLWAHFSLMDSNVMKSAIVGVYTLLALLIFQWNGMIDWKIGGIMAIGQAAGGFLMANYASKYPQANVWAHRILVIIVILAIVKLFNLHQYFL from the coding sequence ATGGATCACCTCTACGTTTACCTCATTGCGATGGTTGGTGCTGCCGTAGCCGGCGCCATCAATACGATGGCTGGCAACGGCTCTGCTATTACCCTGACGATTCTAACGGAATTACTTGGACTACCAGCTAATGTAGCCAATGGAACGAATAGGGTTGGCGTCTTTACCCAATCATTGGCCACCACTTATGGTTTTCATCGCAACGGAAAACTTAAGATGGATCGTTCTCGGATTTATATGATCTCTACTGTCATTGGGGCTATTGCCGGGGTCATTGTATCTACCATGGTGAGTAATGAACAATTCAAAAGTGTCTTCCGCTTTTTGATGATTATCATGTTTTTAGTCATCGTCATCAAACCGCAAAAGTGGCTTCGAGAGACGGATGTAAACAAGAAGGTGAACCCCTGGATAGTTATTCCAGCTTATTTGGGCATTGGGTTTTATGGCGGGTTTATTCAAATGGGAATGGGCGTTTTGTTTTTGGCCATTACGGTCCTGTGGGCCCATTTTAGCTTGATGGATTCCAATGTCATGAAAAGCGCCATCGTTGGCGTCTATACACTGCTTGCTTTGCTTATTTTTCAATGGAATGGTATGATCGATTGGAAAATAGGAGGAATAATGGCGATCGGTCAAGCTGCTGGAGGCTTCCTTATGGCGAATTATGCCTCCAAATACCCCCAGGCCAACGTTTGGGCACACCGCATCCTGGTTATTATCGTCATCTTGGCTATTGTTAAGCTGTTCAATTTGCATCAATATTTCTTGTAA
- a CDS encoding thioredoxin family protein, which yields MKKWNNLLSLLAICLVLANCNTTKPTLSEPSSTAPESVLPLFTFDFQESDQLMPMLDKAVAENKLVFVDFYTDWCLPCKMMEKDVFVDKELGLFFNTHFINLKVNAEKGNGINLAQIFEIKAYPTLLFLNEKGQVLERKEGAAYHTELKAIAESAIAKR from the coding sequence GTGAAAAAATGGAACAATCTTCTTTCTCTTTTGGCAATTTGTTTGGTTTTAGCCAATTGCAATACCACCAAACCAACGCTTAGCGAACCGTCATCGACGGCGCCGGAATCCGTGCTTCCTCTTTTTACTTTTGATTTCCAGGAATCAGATCAATTAATGCCCATGCTCGATAAGGCTGTTGCGGAAAACAAATTGGTATTTGTTGATTTCTATACAGACTGGTGCCTGCCCTGTAAGATGATGGAGAAAGATGTGTTTGTCGACAAGGAGCTTGGTCTCTTTTTTAATACCCATTTCATTAATCTTAAAGTGAATGCGGAAAAAGGCAATGGGATCAATCTCGCTCAGATTTTTGAGATAAAAGCCTATCCCACGTTGCTCTTTTTAAATGAAAAAGGCCAGGTCTTGGAACGAAAAGAAGGGGCGGCTTATCATACTGAGTTAAAAGCTATCGCAGAAAGCGCCATAGCAAAACGCTAA
- a CDS encoding T9SS type A sorting domain-containing protein, protein MRKQTLWVVAMLITCATHLAVYAQQPTVFIQNPTANFVAIEAEQFSSYFDHNPANTDLQSWNTVNDGDASGGKTLVAGDGVQGNNGQGIDGLQDAKANFYLQFKSSGTYFLYVRYKNVTGGSSFYISDGFNRPLRSFSPNLPNSTPAGQFRWEQISLQRRGDFPGDFVVTPNDIGKLLTLSFWPREKDFRFDRFVLSTDKNLAASQLDALLNTNNEIAPYPSYLLQSTSFEGLTQELGILSTTNAILMGFPGNTKGEFFPYIGKRVLYMDQQSGGLTPQVTFRPVRLDCYSQSQVCFRWFSPAALSDEFEASDRFRAALIYQDAGGNTISTLPVLDIPGEGVQQIDVLGDSYLEYCYVIHDDNNSLPMPDDGASPTPNKATQVSLQFTLMASEDNEDIIIDEVYFSTTDPNPVTANINKLAIDNPTRTLTVDAGGSTGGFLYIYAFSDGSLSLPQLDPEVDMTHTFANPGTYGVSLFVLDVCGNLRAIDFRTVDVLLPVEWLSFSAKANDQDVILHWATSTETNNDYFDIESSRDGKAFSVIGWVKGAGSSQVEQNYAYLDKYPGSGLHYYRLKQVDFDGSISYSPIKSVLLAGERKVQLYPNPAKGEVQVIKPFAGQLAIQLFDSYGRLAKAQTLSSKDQTLFLTGLAPGLYFVRYRLEDKWETESLRLVIE, encoded by the coding sequence ATGAGAAAACAAACACTTTGGGTGGTAGCCATGCTTATCACCTGTGCGACACATCTTGCTGTTTATGCACAACAACCTACTGTATTCATCCAAAATCCTACTGCTAATTTCGTTGCCATTGAAGCCGAACAGTTCAGCAGCTATTTTGATCACAACCCCGCCAATACAGACTTACAATCCTGGAATACTGTCAATGATGGGGATGCCAGCGGAGGCAAAACACTGGTAGCTGGAGATGGGGTTCAGGGAAATAATGGCCAGGGAATAGATGGCCTGCAGGATGCCAAGGCTAATTTCTATCTCCAGTTCAAATCATCCGGCACCTATTTTTTGTATGTTCGGTATAAAAATGTTACAGGAGGGAGTAGTTTTTACATTTCTGATGGTTTCAACCGTCCACTGCGTTCTTTTAGTCCTAATTTACCCAATTCGACCCCTGCTGGCCAATTTCGTTGGGAACAAATATCGCTACAGCGAAGAGGGGATTTTCCGGGTGATTTTGTGGTGACACCTAATGACATCGGCAAATTACTGACCCTCAGTTTCTGGCCAAGGGAAAAAGACTTCCGTTTTGACCGATTCGTTCTTTCTACTGATAAAAACCTAGCGGCCAGTCAACTAGATGCGCTCCTCAATACGAATAACGAGATTGCCCCCTACCCATCCTATCTATTACAGTCTACTTCTTTTGAGGGGCTTACCCAGGAATTGGGCATCTTGAGTACTACCAATGCTATTTTAATGGGTTTTCCGGGGAATACTAAAGGAGAGTTTTTTCCCTATATTGGCAAACGAGTATTGTATATGGATCAGCAATCAGGTGGTTTGACGCCACAGGTTACTTTTAGGCCCGTTAGACTAGATTGTTATAGCCAGTCTCAAGTTTGTTTTAGGTGGTTTTCACCCGCAGCTTTGAGTGATGAATTTGAGGCAAGTGACCGGTTTCGAGCCGCGCTTATTTACCAGGATGCGGGAGGTAATACCATCAGTACTTTACCGGTATTAGATATTCCTGGTGAAGGGGTACAACAAATTGATGTACTGGGAGACAGTTACCTTGAATATTGTTATGTTATCCACGATGATAACAATAGTTTACCGATGCCGGATGATGGCGCCTCTCCCACCCCTAATAAGGCGACGCAAGTATCTCTTCAATTTACGCTAATGGCTTCAGAAGATAATGAAGATATCATTATTGATGAAGTCTATTTTTCGACCACTGATCCGAACCCTGTGACGGCAAACATCAACAAGTTGGCAATAGATAACCCTACCCGAACCCTTACCGTTGATGCAGGTGGTTCGACAGGTGGGTTTCTTTATATTTATGCCTTCAGTGATGGCTCACTCTCGCTGCCACAGTTAGACCCCGAGGTCGATATGACCCATACCTTTGCCAATCCGGGAACCTATGGGGTGTCCCTGTTTGTGTTGGATGTTTGTGGTAACCTTAGAGCAATAGATTTTCGCACCGTAGATGTCTTGCTACCCGTCGAATGGCTCTCTTTCTCTGCCAAGGCCAACGACCAAGATGTAATCCTGCATTGGGCAACCAGTACGGAAACCAACAATGATTATTTTGATATTGAATCAAGTCGAGATGGAAAAGCTTTTTCCGTCATTGGTTGGGTAAAAGGAGCGGGAAGTTCCCAGGTTGAGCAAAACTACGCTTACCTAGATAAATATCCTGGCAGTGGACTTCATTATTATAGATTGAAGCAAGTTGATTTTGATGGAAGCATCTCTTATTCTCCTATCAAAAGTGTCCTTTTAGCAGGTGAGAGGAAAGTTCAATTGTATCCGAATCCAGCCAAAGGAGAGGTTCAAGTCATAAAACCTTTCGCAGGGCAATTAGCTATTCAGCTATTCGACAGCTATGGTCGATTGGCGAAAGCGCAAACGCTGTCTAGCAAAGATCAAACGCTTTTCCTGACTGGATTGGCACCTGGATTATATTTTGTGCGGTATCGTCTGGAGGATAAATGGGAAACTGAAAGCTTGAGGTTGGTTATTGAATAG
- a CDS encoding glycosyltransferase family 2 protein: MRPLSVIIPTFNESDHMEGVLATVDWVDEVLVIDSFSTDDTLEKAKALGAKVIQRKYTGPADQKNWAIPQAKNEWVLILDADERLTLSLRAEIEQLLSQDKIAFDGFWIGRQNYFMDQKISYSGWQGDAVIRLIRRDACRYNDKQVHEEIISEGVTIGRLKNKMEHYTFKNATHFLDKMRRYGEWSAQDHLKSTARVTNFHLFFKPLFRFFKHYILQRGFMDGRVGLIISIIMAWSVFLRYLYMIERQKKDV, translated from the coding sequence ATGCGCCCACTTAGCGTTATCATTCCTACCTTCAATGAATCCGATCATATGGAAGGCGTACTAGCTACAGTAGATTGGGTGGATGAAGTATTGGTCATTGATTCTTTCAGTACCGATGATACGCTTGAAAAAGCAAAGGCCCTGGGTGCAAAAGTCATACAACGAAAATATACGGGACCAGCGGACCAAAAGAATTGGGCCATTCCTCAGGCTAAAAATGAATGGGTGTTAATTCTCGATGCAGATGAAAGACTGACACTTTCTCTACGGGCGGAAATCGAACAATTGCTCTCGCAGGATAAGATTGCCTTTGATGGTTTTTGGATTGGGCGACAAAATTATTTTATGGACCAAAAAATCAGTTATAGTGGTTGGCAAGGAGATGCGGTGATCCGTCTGATTCGAAGAGATGCCTGTCGCTACAATGATAAACAAGTCCATGAAGAAATCATAAGCGAAGGGGTCACAATAGGGCGATTAAAAAATAAAATGGAACATTATACGTTTAAAAACGCAACTCATTTTTTGGATAAGATGCGTCGTTACGGGGAATGGTCAGCACAAGATCACCTGAAAAGTACCGCGAGAGTCACTAATTTCCACTTGTTTTTTAAGCCTTTATTTCGCTTTTTCAAGCATTATATACTGCAAAGAGGATTTATGGATGGCCGAGTGGGGTTGATCATTAGTATTATTATGGCTTGGAGTGTTTTTTTGCGTTATTTGTATATGATAGAGCGCCAGAAAAAGGATGTTTAA
- a CDS encoding phytanoyl-CoA dioxygenase family protein, which yields MENLLYQLGVRENTLSAEEKKFLDENGYLNLGQLLSSEKIAAIQNRIAELLNLEGESAGGELADSPHIRFPKEAGSDRLADLVNKGDVFDIFYTHPKVLAGIAHVLGQEIKLSSLNYRAAKPGMGLQKLHVDWHEAVNPGDYKVCNSIWLLDDFFKANGATRLVPGTHLKAVLPQDVMADPLESHPDEIIIDAPAGSVFIFNSHVWHGGTTNTTRNPRRAIHSYFCRGDQPQQTDQKRFIRSETLDRIASAARELLAV from the coding sequence ATGGAAAATTTGTTATACCAATTAGGTGTACGGGAAAATACGCTATCTGCTGAGGAAAAAAAATTCCTGGATGAAAATGGCTACTTGAATTTGGGGCAATTATTATCGTCGGAAAAAATAGCCGCCATCCAAAACCGAATTGCTGAACTGTTAAACTTGGAGGGCGAAAGCGCCGGAGGAGAACTCGCTGATTCCCCCCACATTCGGTTCCCCAAAGAAGCCGGCTCGGACCGGCTGGCAGATTTAGTCAATAAAGGAGATGTTTTCGATATTTTCTATACCCACCCCAAAGTTTTAGCAGGCATTGCCCATGTGTTGGGACAGGAAATCAAACTTTCTTCGCTAAATTATCGGGCCGCTAAGCCGGGGATGGGTTTACAGAAATTGCATGTCGACTGGCATGAAGCCGTAAATCCTGGTGACTATAAAGTATGCAATTCTATATGGTTATTGGATGACTTTTTTAAAGCAAATGGCGCCACGCGCCTGGTCCCTGGCACTCATCTAAAGGCTGTGTTACCCCAAGATGTTATGGCGGATCCATTGGAGTCTCATCCAGACGAAATCATCATCGACGCACCGGCCGGAAGTGTTTTTATTTTTAATTCCCATGTCTGGCATGGTGGTACCACCAATACAACTCGTAACCCTCGTCGGGCAATTCACAGTTATTTTTGCAGGGGAGATCAACCACAGCAGACGGACCAGAAGCGGTTTATCCGCTCAGAAACATTAGACCGCATAGCTTCGGCTGCCAGGGAATTGTTGGCCGTCTAA
- a CDS encoding MarC family protein — MANLKELISVSLILFSVIDIIGNIPIVIDLKRKGIEIESAKASFVALMIMTLFLYGGEALLHLFGVDVSSFAVAGAIIIFIIGLEMILGVEIFRHQEGANKGTIVPVAFPLIAGAGTMTTIIALKAKYEVINIQLGIILNILLVFLVLRFSDWISEKLGEGGASILRKVFGIILLAIAIKLFKDNLGAFRE, encoded by the coding sequence ATGGCAAACCTCAAAGAATTGATTTCGGTCTCGCTTATCCTTTTTTCGGTTATTGATATTATTGGGAACATCCCCATTGTGATTGACCTCAAAAGAAAAGGAATTGAAATAGAATCAGCCAAAGCCTCCTTTGTTGCTTTGATGATTATGACCCTGTTTTTATATGGAGGGGAAGCGTTGCTTCATTTGTTTGGCGTGGATGTATCCTCTTTTGCAGTGGCTGGTGCGATCATTATTTTTATCATTGGTTTGGAAATGATTCTAGGCGTGGAAATTTTCCGCCACCAGGAAGGGGCAAACAAAGGGACTATTGTTCCGGTAGCCTTTCCGCTTATTGCAGGAGCCGGAACCATGACCACCATCATTGCCCTAAAGGCTAAATATGAAGTCATTAATATTCAGCTGGGGATTATTCTGAACATATTGCTCGTCTTTCTGGTTTTGCGCTTTTCAGATTGGATCAGCGAAAAACTAGGAGAAGGGGGGGCTAGTATCTTGCGAAAAGTCTTTGGGATTATCTTGTTGGCTATTGCTATCAAATTGTTCAAAGATAACCTAGGTGCTTTCCGGGAATGA
- a CDS encoding XdhC/CoxI family protein, producing MKELLTTITDWTSKSKSFATATVIQTWGSSPRPIGSTMLVSEEMEMAGSVSGGCVEGAVVKASLDLIAQGRGQQLTYGVTDEDAWAVGLSCGGKMQVFAERFLAFDERKEEQAAWQQLALCLANNEACIFLSRLQDGPGFHALVLPNGAVHGQTITEPLKQEAIRAYQERKHQIVTAEGVSFFAQVFSRKPQMLIIGAAHITADLVRLAALHDFETIVIDPRGVFTQKTQFPHPPDQLLGEYPTEVLPKFTLDAYTYAVVLSHDPKIDDNALHLLLPSAVAYIGALGSRKTHAKRVQRLQEAGFSEEAIARIKSPIGLDINAKKPKEIALSIMAEIIAIQNAFL from the coding sequence ATGAAGGAATTGTTGACAACCATCACAGATTGGACAAGTAAAAGTAAATCTTTTGCTACCGCAACAGTTATTCAGACCTGGGGCTCATCACCTAGGCCCATAGGTTCTACCATGCTGGTTTCGGAAGAAATGGAGATGGCGGGGTCGGTTAGCGGCGGATGTGTGGAAGGAGCCGTGGTAAAAGCTTCTTTGGATTTAATTGCGCAAGGGAGGGGTCAGCAGTTGACCTATGGTGTGACGGACGAGGATGCATGGGCTGTCGGGTTGAGTTGTGGCGGAAAAATGCAGGTTTTTGCAGAGCGTTTTTTAGCCTTTGATGAGCGAAAAGAAGAGCAAGCCGCCTGGCAGCAACTAGCCCTGTGTTTGGCCAATAATGAAGCCTGTATTTTTCTTAGTCGACTTCAGGACGGCCCCGGTTTTCATGCCTTGGTTTTGCCAAATGGAGCAGTACATGGCCAAACGATCACGGAGCCCTTAAAGCAGGAAGCCATTCGAGCCTACCAGGAGCGCAAACACCAAATTGTGACAGCGGAAGGTGTTTCTTTTTTTGCTCAGGTCTTCTCAAGGAAACCACAAATGCTCATTATTGGGGCAGCCCATATCACGGCAGATCTGGTTCGTCTGGCTGCACTCCACGATTTCGAAACCATCGTTATTGACCCCCGTGGGGTATTTACCCAAAAAACACAATTTCCTCATCCCCCAGATCAGTTACTTGGTGAATATCCTACTGAAGTTTTACCAAAATTTACCCTCGATGCCTATACTTATGCGGTCGTGTTATCCCATGATCCCAAGATCGACGATAATGCGCTGCACCTGCTACTCCCTTCTGCGGTAGCCTATATTGGTGCGCTTGGGAGCCGAAAGACCCATGCCAAACGAGTGCAACGGCTGCAAGAGGCGGGATTCTCTGAAGAAGCGATTGCTCGAATAAAATCGCCGATAGGCCTGGATATTAATGCAAAGAAACCAAAGGAGATCGCCCTCAGTATTATGGCAGAGATTATTGCTATTCAAAATGCCTTTTTGTAA
- the mce gene encoding methylmalonyl-CoA epimerase, which produces MLKIEHIGIAVKDLENSNALFAQLLGRPHYKVEAVTSEKVNTSFFQTGESKIELLEATSPESPIARFIEKKGEGIHHIAFEVADIHQEMKRLEAAGFQLLNETPKRGADNKLVCFLHPKSANGVLVELCQSILDA; this is translated from the coding sequence ATGCTAAAAATCGAACATATTGGCATTGCTGTCAAAGATTTAGAAAATAGTAATGCTCTTTTTGCCCAATTACTTGGCCGACCTCATTATAAGGTGGAGGCAGTAACGAGTGAAAAGGTAAATACTTCTTTTTTTCAAACCGGCGAATCCAAAATTGAACTACTAGAAGCGACATCACCTGAAAGTCCTATTGCCAGGTTTATTGAAAAAAAAGGAGAGGGCATCCACCATATCGCCTTTGAAGTAGCCGATATCCACCAAGAAATGAAGCGCCTCGAAGCAGCAGGTTTTCAACTGCTCAATGAAACACCGAAAAGGGGCGCCGACAATAAATTGGTGTGTTTTCTTCATCCCAAATCCGCTAATGGTGTTTTGGTGGAGCTTTGCCAAAGTATCCTCGACGCCTAA
- a CDS encoding MoaD/ThiS family protein has protein sequence MQTIKCTGALSRFFPNLKDQTVKGETVADAIKQFEGLYPGISDYLLDEQGALRKHVNIFVGGQLIKDRTTLKDKLDADTEILIFQALSGG, from the coding sequence ATGCAAACGATAAAATGTACCGGAGCGCTTAGTCGTTTTTTCCCAAATTTGAAAGACCAGACCGTAAAAGGGGAAACCGTAGCAGATGCGATTAAGCAATTCGAGGGTTTATATCCAGGTATCAGCGACTATCTATTGGATGAGCAGGGAGCCCTTAGAAAGCACGTCAACATTTTTGTTGGCGGTCAGCTTATCAAGGATAGGACGACCCTAAAAGATAAACTAGACGCAGATACCGAAATCCTCATTTTTCAAGCCCTTTCCGGGGGTTAA
- the ettA gene encoding energy-dependent translational throttle protein EttA, translating into MADHKIIFSMSGVSKTFPPQKQVLKNIWLSFFYGAKIGVLGLNGSGKSTLLKIIAGLEKNYEGKIEFDGSFKIGYLEQEPQLDESKTVRQVVEEGVKEIVALMAEYEAINLRLAEPMDDEEMMQIIEKQGELMDKLDHHNAWELDNRLETAMDALRCPEGEVSIKVLSGGERRRVALCRLLLSNPDILLLDEPTNHLDAESVHWLEQYLQNFPGTVIAVTHDRYFLDNVAGWILELDRGEGIPWEGNYSSWLDQKAKRMEQEEKTVSKRRKTLERELEWIRMAPKARQSKGKARLNAYDKLADEESKVKEAKLELFIPTGPRLGDVVIDAKGLSKAYDGRILFENLDVSIPKNAIVGIIGPNGVGKSTFFRIIMGKEQADAGSVTIGETVQIAYVDQSHEALLPEKTVYEVISEGNELITVGNTTVNARAYISKFNFGGTDQQKKIGLLSGGERNRVHLAMTLKEGGNVLLLDEPTNDIDINTLRALEDALDSFAGCVLLISHDRWFIDRLATHILAFEGDSAVIFFEGNYSDYEKAKRDRLGDVQPHRPKFKNVINR; encoded by the coding sequence ATGGCAGATCACAAGATCATTTTTTCTATGTCAGGCGTGAGCAAAACGTTTCCACCTCAAAAACAGGTGCTAAAAAACATATGGCTCTCCTTTTTCTACGGTGCTAAAATTGGCGTATTAGGTTTAAATGGTTCGGGAAAATCGACCCTACTTAAAATCATTGCCGGTTTAGAAAAGAATTACGAAGGGAAAATCGAGTTTGACGGTAGTTTCAAAATTGGTTACCTGGAACAAGAGCCCCAGTTGGATGAAAGCAAAACTGTCCGCCAGGTGGTGGAAGAAGGGGTAAAGGAGATTGTAGCTCTAATGGCCGAATACGAAGCCATTAACCTTAGGCTAGCCGAACCCATGGACGATGAGGAAATGATGCAAATTATAGAAAAGCAAGGTGAGTTGATGGATAAGTTGGATCACCACAATGCCTGGGAACTGGATAATCGCCTCGAAACCGCAATGGATGCCCTTCGCTGTCCGGAGGGGGAGGTCTCTATAAAGGTGCTTTCTGGGGGAGAACGCCGCCGAGTTGCCCTTTGCCGCCTATTGCTCAGCAATCCCGATATCCTTTTACTCGATGAGCCGACCAACCACCTGGATGCCGAATCGGTCCATTGGCTGGAACAATACCTACAGAATTTTCCGGGAACCGTCATTGCGGTTACCCACGACCGCTATTTCCTTGATAATGTAGCGGGCTGGATTTTAGAGCTAGACCGAGGAGAAGGGATTCCTTGGGAGGGCAATTACTCTTCCTGGCTAGACCAGAAGGCGAAAAGAATGGAGCAGGAAGAAAAGACGGTCTCTAAACGCAGAAAGACCTTGGAACGCGAGCTCGAATGGATTCGCATGGCACCCAAAGCAAGGCAATCGAAAGGAAAAGCTCGTTTGAATGCTTATGATAAACTGGCAGACGAAGAATCTAAAGTAAAAGAGGCCAAATTGGAATTGTTTATCCCCACTGGGCCACGACTTGGGGATGTTGTCATTGATGCCAAAGGTCTGAGCAAAGCTTATGATGGCCGTATTTTATTTGAAAACCTGGATGTGTCGATTCCCAAAAATGCGATTGTTGGCATCATCGGTCCAAACGGCGTTGGGAAAAGTACTTTTTTCAGAATCATAATGGGTAAAGAGCAGGCTGATGCAGGAAGTGTCACCATTGGAGAGACCGTTCAAATCGCTTATGTAGACCAATCGCATGAAGCCTTACTACCTGAGAAAACAGTGTATGAAGTTATTTCAGAAGGCAATGAACTAATTACGGTTGGAAATACGACAGTAAATGCGCGTGCCTATATCAGTAAATTCAATTTTGGAGGCACCGACCAGCAAAAAAAGATTGGCTTGTTATCCGGTGGAGAGCGCAACCGCGTTCATTTGGCCATGACCTTAAAGGAAGGAGGTAATGTTTTGTTGCTGGATGAGCCCACTAACGACATCGACATCAATACGCTACGTGCCTTGGAGGATGCCTTGGATAGTTTTGCCGGTTGTGTTTTATTGATTTCGCATGACCGTTGGTTTATCGACCGTTTGGCTACCCATATTCTGGCTTTTGAGGGGGATTCAGCGGTCATTTTCTTCGAAGGTAACTACTCTGATTATGAAAAGGCTAAACGAGACCGCCTTGGTGATGTGCAGCCTCATCGGCCTAAATTTAAGAATGTGATCAATCGATAA